Within Sporosarcina sp. PTS2304, the genomic segment AATATATCACTTATTTTATGGGGGTTTTAGTATTTATACGATCGGATTTGTCATTAGTCATAAAAATAATGAAAAAAGAAGAGCGTTACTACCGAAAGATTTGGCTTCGATTAACTGTGTAGACAAACTATATTTTGAAGAAGGATATGGCGAAATTTTAGGTTATTCCGATGAAGAATATAAAGCGCAAGGTGTCCATGTCGTATCTAGAGATCAAGTATTGCAATGCGATGCAATAGTCGATGTGAAATTAGGTGATGCAGACTTTTTCGATAAAATCACACCTGGCAAATTATTAATCGGCTGGGCACATGCTGTTCAAGATATTGCATTTACAGATGCAGTGTTGGCGGGCAATCATACTGTCATGGCTTGGGAAGAAATGTTGGATAATGGAAGGTATATCTTCTATCGTAATCGAGAAATTGCTGGTGAAGCTGCAATCATTCAGTCCTACCAATATTGTGGGAAAATGCCGTATGAAACAAAAGTTGCGATTTTAGGTAATGGCCATACAACAAAAGGGGCACTGAGAATTCTTCATGGATTAGGTGCAGATGTAGATGTGTACGGCAGAAAACTGGAATCACTGTTTAGAAAGAATATGTATAATTATGATGTTCTCGTCAATTGTGTCATGTGGGATACGAGCAGAACCGATAGAATTATTTACAAAGAGGATTTGAAGAAGTTAAAAAAAGGCGCGATGATTGTGGATGTCAGTTGTGATCCGAATTTAGAGATCGAAACATCCCGCCCTTCGACAATTGATGATCCTGTTTATACAGTAGATGGGATTATTCATTACACCGTAGACAATACTCCTGCGATGTTCCCGCATACAGTGACTAAGATGCTGAGTGAAGTGTTTTCGGAAATGATTGACATGCTTTCTGAAGGCAATTGGACTACTATGGTACGTGAAGCGGTAGTTATTGAAAAAGGTCATATTTTAGATAAGAATATTATAGAGTTCAGAAAAGCAAGAGGTTTAGTAGTAAAATAATTTTTTATGAAAGACTAAGTAACAGTATAAAAAACTTAATTTCTATAGTATGTGTCAAACATTAATTGTAAAAATTTCTATAATTGTATGGTAAGGTAAATTTTTAAAATTAATTTACATTAACGGAAATGAAAACGCTTGCTTTTATATGCTGTTTATATTATAGTTAAATTAGATTATTGTTTTTGTTTAGTATCAAATGTAGATGGATTTGGTTTATCGTCTAAAGTATTTGAGCAAGAATGGTAACAGAACGTGT encodes:
- a CDS encoding N(5)-(carboxyethyl)ornithine synthase — its product is MKFITLQLYGIMKKAGCKIITSMYDTFCIQLLQSRRIYHLFYGGFSIYTIGFVISHKNNEKRRALLPKDLASINCVDKLYFEEGYGEILGYSDEEYKAQGVHVVSRDQVLQCDAIVDVKLGDADFFDKITPGKLLIGWAHAVQDIAFTDAVLAGNHTVMAWEEMLDNGRYIFYRNREIAGEAAIIQSYQYCGKMPYETKVAILGNGHTTKGALRILHGLGADVDVYGRKLESLFRKNMYNYDVLVNCVMWDTSRTDRIIYKEDLKKLKKGAMIVDVSCDPNLEIETSRPSTIDDPVYTVDGIIHYTVDNTPAMFPHTVTKMLSEVFSEMIDMLSEGNWTTMVREAVVIEKGHILDKNIIEFRKARGLVVK